Below is a window of Pseudoalteromonas undina DNA.
AGAACGGTAATTGCTGAAAAGGTTGACTTACCTTCAGGTTATTCTGTTTCGATTGGCGGCCAGTTCGAAAGTCAAAAACGTGCTCAAAATAGGTTAGCTATAGTTGTACCTTTATCGTTAGCACTAATCGCACTACTACTTTACTTTGCCTTTGGTTCTGTTGGTCAAGCTATGCTGATATTGGTCAACGTGCCGCTTGCTGTAATTGGCGGAGTTTTCTCCTTATATTTATCTGGACAATACTTGTCTGTACCAAGCTCCGTTGGCTTTATTACCTTATTTGGTGTAGCGGTATTGAATGGGGTCGTTATGGTAGAAAGTATCAACCAACGTATTAAAGACGGTCTAGAAGCATCTAAAGCCGTTTTTGAAGGCGCTACTTCAAGATTAAGACCTGTACTTATGACTGCTATAACATCAGCTTTAGGTTTGATACCGATGTTAATGTCTAATGGTGTTGGTGCAGAAATACAGCGCCCCTTAGCGAGTGTTATTGTTGGCGGCTTGGTAACTGCAACACTGTTAACATTATTTGTTTTACCTGTTTTATATCGCTGGTTTTCAGAGAAAAAAATAAAAGAGCTATCCAGATAAAATGACTGTGAACTCTAACCCCACGCTAAAGTCACGTTTAGCGTGGGGTTATTGAGTAGATGAACGAAAAGAAAGATTAGATTTAACAATAAACTAATAGTCATGACTGCTTTGTCGGAATATTTGTCGTTAAACAGGCCAAAGCTAACTTCCGCTTTCGTATCTTTGCAGTCTTAATCTTTATGTGTCTCAAGGTCGGCTTATGGCACAAACCGGAAATAGCTTCCAATTAACTCCGTATTTAAATTTTAGGTTTTAGCTGGGCTCTAATTAATAAATCATAATCTATTTGCAACACCTCGCTTAAATTCAAACTATTCTGAAGTTAACGCAAATTTTCAATTTAATTGGTGCTGGCCGAATAAAGGCTCATATGAGAATCAAATCGCCAGCTTCTTAAATAGAAACTAAAGATGTGACCGTTAAAAGGTTTATGCTAATTAAAAAATAACTACTCTTAACTATGACTCAGTTTTCTCTTTATAGTCACACAAATCCTCAATTATACAACTTCCACATTTTGGTTTTCTCGCTGTACACGTATAGCGCCCATGTAAAATAAACCAATGATGGAGGTTAAACATAAATTCTTTCTTATTTGGCGTATTTTTAATTATAGCCTGTTCAGTCTGCTCAACAGTCTTACCCTTAGCGTAACCAGTACGGTTTGCAAGACGTTGGATGTGAGTATCTACTGCTAAAAAGTATCTACCTTCATTATCTTTTAGCCAGCCAAAAGCGGTGTTCAGTACAACATTGGCTGTTTTACGGCCCACGCCAGGGAGGGCTTCGAGCGCTTCACGATTTTCTGGCACTTCACCGTTATGCTGATCTACCAATATTTGGCACATTTTATATACATTGGCTGCTTTTGAATTAAATAAGCCGATGGTTTTTATGTAATCACGTAGTGTGTCGTGGCCAATATCTAAAATGGCTTGTGGCGTATTAGCAACCGGAAATAATTTACGAGTGGCTTTATTTACCCCAACATCGGTGGCTTGTGCTGAGAGCGTAACGGCAACTAACAACTCAAATGGGCTTGAATATTCAAGCTCCGTTTCAGGATGTGGATTGTCATCGCGTAAGCGAGTAAGTATTTGGTGACGTTTTTCTTTATTCATATAACTTAAAACGCATTAGCTTTTATTAAGTTAATGCGCTTTCCCCTTAAGTTAAGCTAGTAACACGCGCTCTAGGGCCTTTTTCAGCTTCTGGCGGTGCGACTTGTTTTGATTTTATTTGTGCATCAATTACATTTTTAGCGGCGATCAGTAGCCCAAGCCCTAAGAATGCGCCTGGTGGTAAAATGGCCAGTAAAAACTGGCT
It encodes the following:
- the nth gene encoding endonuclease III, which codes for MNKEKRHQILTRLRDDNPHPETELEYSSPFELLVAVTLSAQATDVGVNKATRKLFPVANTPQAILDIGHDTLRDYIKTIGLFNSKAANVYKMCQILVDQHNGEVPENREALEALPGVGRKTANVVLNTAFGWLKDNEGRYFLAVDTHIQRLANRTGYAKGKTVEQTEQAIIKNTPNKKEFMFNLHHWFILHGRYTCTARKPKCGSCIIEDLCDYKEKTES